DNA from Intestinimonas massiliensis (ex Afouda et al. 2020):
GTGATGCTGGCGCTGGGCATGACCGCCAACGGAGCCTCCGGGGAAACGCTGGCCGGGTTCCGGTCTCTCTTCGGCATGGACCTGGACGCCTTGAACGCCTACTGCGCCTCCGCGCTCAGCACATATTCCAAGCTGGGCGGCTCCACCCAAGCCACGCTGGTCAACAGCCTGTGGTGCGATCCGGACCTCACGCTTGAGGATCGGTTCGTGGCCCGGTGCCAGCAGAACTATGGCGCAGAGCTCTATCAGGCCGACCTTTCGAGTGCCGCCACGGTGAAGGCGGTAAATGACTGGGTGAAGGAGGCCACCAAAGGCCTCATCCCCAACACGGTGGACCAATTCAGCGAGGATGCCGTACTGGCCCTGGTCAACGCCATCTACCTCAACAATCGGTTTGAGCGCCCCTTTGAAGCGCCTGTCTCAGATTGGGAAATGGACTTTACCGCAGAGGACGGGACGGTTTCCCGTCCCAAGGGGATGAGCAACGGCATCCGGACGGAGCAGTATATCGCCGCCCGGAAGGGACAGGGCGTGGTCCTTCCTTATGATGATGGGCATCTGGGCTTTCTCCTCATGCTCCCGGACGAGGGAGTCTCCCTTACCGCTTATCTCGCCTCCTGGAATGGGGAGACGGCAGGCGCTCTTTTAAAGGCCCGCCAAGAGGCTAGGGTCTCCCTTGTCGTCCCCAAATTTGAAGTGGAGTGGTCCGGCTCTCTGGGAGACACGCTGGCGGCTATGGGACTGGCGGACGCCTTCGATCCGTCCGCAGCCGATTTCTCAGCTATGGGGAGCGTGCCGGGCAAAAGCCTCTGCGTTGGGGACGTGATACATAAGACGGTGCTGAAGGTCAACGAGAAGGGCACCGAGGCCGCCGCCGTCACGGCGGCGGTCATGAAGGCCACCAGCGCCGCCCCCGCAGAGGACCCCATTGTCCTTCGCTTCGACCGCCCCTTCGTCTGCGGCATCGTGGACCTGGAAACCGGTGCGCCGCTGTTTCTCGGCACAGTGGAAAATCTGACATAGCAGGTCCCGGAAGCGCCAACCAGCACATCGTGTATGGTGGTGGATCTGCGTATGTTACCCCGCGCTCCAAGGTGAAGCTGGTGGCCAAAATGCTTAAGGCCGTCCATGCTCAGGAGAGCAAGAAAGCCGCCCGCGAGAAAGCCAGAGCCGTTGTGGAAGAACTGCGGGCGATGAAGCGGAAGGGGGCCGCCAAGAAGGCGGAAGACGGCGTTGAGGAGACGCTGACTTACTGCGAGTTCCCGTTTGAGCAGTGGACTCGCATCCGGACCAATAATGTCATTGAGCGGCTCAACCGGGAGATCCGCCGCAGGACCCGTGTGGTGGGCACTTTCCCAGACGGCAACCCCGCCCTCATGCTAGTTTGTGCCCGCCTGCGCCATGGGGCCGGTACCCAGTGGGGCAACAAGAAGTACATGAACATGAAGCATCTGGAGGGCGCCCTGTAGGACGCCTCTGTTGCCAGCTGACTTCATTTTCACGAGATCTGTAAACTAATTTGCGCATAACTCTTGACCTGTTGACAAAGTGGCGTATAAACCCTTCCTATGGTACAATAACGATAGGGAGGGATGCTGCATGATGGGATACCAAAGCAGACAAATGGCAATGATTTTCGTGGATATGGAGTCATTAATCCCGGAAAACCACCTGCTGCGGAAAATCGACCGGATGGTATCCTTCGACTTCATCTATGATCTTCTGGCGCCATATTATCCGGCAACAGGTCGCCCATCCATCGACCCTGCCAGTATGTTTAAAATGCTCTTGATCGGATATCTGTATGGCATCAAATCAGAGCGGCGGCTGGTAGAGGAAGTTCGGCTCAATATTGCCTATCGCTGGTTCTGTGGATTTGAACTGGATGACGCCATCCCGGATCACTCTACATTCAGCAAAACCAGGACGCGAAAATGGCAGCAGAGCGCTCTCTTTCAGAAAGCTTTCTATGAGATTGTCAAACAGTGCGTAGCTGGCGGTCTTATCGACGGAAAAGCCATGGCTGCGGACGGAAGCTACATTCCAGCCAACGTATCCAGAGAAAGCTGGATCGATGTAGAAATCGAAGTTGAACAAAGTATGCAGAGCGATCTTGATTCCCTGGATGAAGAGCTTTCCAACCAACCGGGGTTCAAAAAGCCGCCAACGAGAATAGCAAGGAAGTGACGCACCACCAGCCAGACAGATCCAGACAGCGGCTATATCAATCACGGCAGCAAACGCGGCATTGGGTATTTGATGGAAGCAACTGTGGACTGTAAACACGGCATTTTAACAGGTGTTGATGTATGTCCTGCCAATGAGAAGGAAAGCCTTCTGGTCTTGCGGCATTTGGAACGGCAGATAAATCTTGGCATCCCAATGAACCGGCTTGCTCTGGATCGTGGATATGAGACTGGTGCTGTTCACCGGGGGCTGGAGCTGTTGGGTATTACCGGATATATCCCCGCGATCCAATTCTCCAATCCACCCGAGAAGTATGGATTCTCCTACGATCCACAGTTGGACGCATTCATCTGCCCGGAAGGAGTCCCTCTTACATACCATAGGCTAAATTGCAACAAATCAACCGGTAAATATCTGCGTTGCTACCAAGTCGAGAGTGATGTCTGTATGCACTGTTCAAAACGGCCGAACTGTTTTGACAAGGCCGGAATTCGGCGCAGGGTGCTGGCCAGCATCTGCTATCCGGCATTTTACAGAGGACATCAGCGTGTTGGGACTCCTGAATACCTATCCATGATGCGGCTTCGTAAAATCTGGGCCGAGGGCAGTTTCTCTGTCTTGAAACGGGAACACTGCATTTCAAAGATTCGAAAAAGGGGCATTCTTGCAGCAACGGAAGAATGCCTCCTTGCAGCCATGGCCCTAAACCTTAAGAGGATGGCAAATGCCATCTTTTTTATCTCCATATTTACTATTCTGCCGATACCTCTGCGAGTTTCGGCAGAATTTTTGCCTTTGTCAACAGGTCCAACTCTTGACGGCACCAACGTCTACTTTACCGACCCTTACTGCGCTTGGCAGAAGGGTACCAACGAAAATTGGAGCGGCCTGCTCCGGTATTTCTGCCCGAAAGGCAGAGTTCTGTCTCGTGCTGCTCCCACCACTCAAAAACGAGGCCTGGCGTTGATTCACGCCAGGCCTCGATCCGCCCAGGAATTATGGGACTTCGAACTCAATTTCGGTTGCACTTAGTTTGACAATTCACTCGCTTCTTCTTAATCCCCAAACACCGAACTGGTGTTGGAGGAGACGACCTCCCCGGGGCTCTCGGAGGAGTTGGCCTCCGACCACGCCCGCTCCAGGGCCGCCCAGTCGCGGACCGGCCGCAGACCGGTCCAGACCTCGTAGACATTCCCATCCTTGTCGTACTTCGGGTCATAATTGTGGGAGTTGGTGGCCTCCTGCACGTCGGCGTAGTACCACTTGGCCGTATCCGTGTTGTCCGGCCAGGTGATCATATCGTCCAGCAGGTAGTCCTTGTGGGGCGCGCGCTCCAGGACCCGGTTGATGATGGTAATGGCCTCCGCCCGGGTGATGTCGTTGTCGGGCCGGAAGGTGCCGTCGGTGTAGCCCTTGACCAGATCGTTCATGTACGCCCGGTTGATCTCGTTGCTGGCCCAGTGCCCGCCGATGTCGCTGAACTGGTCCTCCCCCTCGTACTCGCCGCCGAAGAAGCGGACGGCGATGGCGGCGAACTCGGCACGGGTGATGGACGCGTCGGGATCAAACAGATTGCCCGGCTTGCCGTAGAGGATACCGGCGTTGGACAGAGTGGACACAGCGTTGTTGTACCAGGCGCCAGCATCCACGTCGCCGTAGGAATTGCTCTGGCTCCAGTAGTGGCCGCGGGAGTCCTCCGTCAGCAGACGGAAGAAGATGGTGGCCACCTCGGCGCGGGTGATCTCGGCCTCGGGATGGACCAAGCCGTCGTCCCGGCCGATGATGTAGGCAAAGTGGTCGCCCTTCTCCAGCTCGGGCAGGGGACCCAGAGGCGGATTCGTCTCAGGGATTTCGGTCCCGCCGCCACCGCCGCCGCCACCGCCGGGGATGTACTCAGCGGTGAACACCCACGCCACCGCGCCCTGCAGGCCCTGGAGGCCGTTCCCAGCCGTCAGGGGGATGTTCAAAGTGACGCTCAAGTCCAGCGTGTCGCTGCTCTTCAATTTTCCCAGTTTGACGCCCTCGGCCAGGCTTCCCTCGGCCAGGACGGTCTCCCCCTGCTTTACCGTCAGGGTGACGCCCTCCGCATCCAGGAGCTCGGCGTAGTCCAGCTTCTCGTCGGCGCTGATGCCGTCCCCCTCCGACTCGACCTTGAGGTACATGTTGACCGAGCCTCTCCCCGTGCCGGACACCTTGACCTTGATCGCCTGGCTGACAGCGTCGCCCGGCATCAGGTTTTTCAGGTCCCGGAAGAGGTCGGGGTACTGATGGCCGTGTTCGTCACTGTAGGCGGCCACGTTGGTGAATTGGAACTGTTTTACACTGTGGTCATAGGTGACCGTCGGCACGCCGTCATCCGCCAGGGCGGTGACCGCCACGAGGCCCACCATCAGCGCCGCCGCCAGACCCATGGACAGCAGGGCGCGCAATTTGGTTTTCTTCATAGCATGTCACCTCCTCACGGTTGCTGAATTCGAAGCATCGTGCCATTGACTCCGGTCACTGCGCCCCCCTTGGCTGTCCCCCACATGGCCGTTACAGCTCTTGTGGGATCAGCCTGAATGGAGTCGGCCATGACCTGGAGGTTCATATGGTAGCCGTTCTCCGTCCTAACGGTCGCCTTTTCGAGCAAAACCGCTGTATAGGCTCCCGGGGCCACTGGGGTCTGGTAGTAATAATAGCCGTCAGAACCTTTCAGCCATCCTGCCCCCGGGAACGTTCCCTCAATCTTCAAACCCTCCAGGCTGGCGGGCTCCCCCACTGGATTTTTCCCCTCTGCATCAGAGGTCCAGGTGGGAATCAGCGCCACACGGATATAGGCTTCCACCTCGCCGGTGTTTTTCACCTGGACATTGCTTTTGGTCTGTTTGTCAAATCCTTCTTCAATCTCCACGCCCGGCGTGGCAACGGTGAAGGTGTTAGTGATAGCGTTGGTGTGGGCGGTGAGCCAGGCCAGAGTACCACCCACCGACATGAACAGCACCATAAGAAGGGCTGCCGCAGCCAGCGGCGTCAGCCTGCGCCTCTTCAAAACGCGCTTTCCTCGATAACTCGCCATGGCTTACACCTCCTCCCCGTTCAGCTCAAGTTTCTTTTCCGGCAGGGCTGCAGGCTGGATGTCCTGTGCCTGATTCGTGGTCACCACATGAAACACGTTGTCCGCCTTGTCGCTGGCGCCAAACCAGTTGCTGGTCTTCTCGTTGGTAAAGGAGACGGTCCCGGCGCCGCCACCGGGGACGGTGACATCCTTGCTGGCGTCACCCTCACACTCGTACTTCCAAGACCAGCCGGTGCGCTCGGCGACGGTGTAGCTTCCGGCGGTCAGGCCCTGAATCGTCGTGCTGCCCTTGCCGTCGGCATCGCAGCTTATGACCACCGTGTAGGTCTTGCCCCCACCTGTTACATCAAAGATGAAGTCCTGCTCCACCCCGCCCACGACGGTTTTTTCGATGGTCAAGCTGCCCTGGTTGGGCTCAAACTTGGCGTAGTAGGTGGCGGCCACGTTCTTGCCGTCTACCTTTTCAGGAACATACTTGCTGTCAGCAGACACCCGGTTCGTGCAGGCCGCGTCGCTGTACCAGCCCACGAAGCGGTATTCCTCACTGCTGGCCGCGGCGGTGGAGCCATTGGCGGTGCCGCTGAGGACTTTTACGGTCTCGCTGGCGGGGACAACCGTGCCGCAGCCCTCCGGGCCAACCACCTGATAGTGGATAGCGACCGTCTTCTCCTGATAGTAGAAGGTAATGACGTTCAGCTTGGCCTCCGTCTGGCTTTCCTCAATGCGAATGTTCAGGGTCTGGGGGGTGGAAGTCACTAGGTCATAGTCCTCAATGGAGATGGCCGCCTCGGAAATGACCGCCCCATACCTGCCTTTGCCGTTCTTGGGTTCTGCCAGCGGTTTACCAGTCCCCTGCTCCAGATAGCGCACCTGATAGGGGTACTCATTTCGGATGTAATACAGCTTGAGCTCCAAGCCGCCGGCCGTCAGTTCGCCGCTGGCTACCGCACCCGGCACCGCAGAGTCATAGGTAAAGCCGGGGATGGTGAGGGGGTCGGCGGTGTAGGTCGTGCCGATGTCGCCCACAGCCTGGGAGGAGGCGTACTCCGTCCAGGTCGCCCCGTCGGTATTCTGGGTGTAGTGGGTGATCTTGTAGTAGGCGTGGGTGGTATCCTTGGTATAGTAGAAGATGATCTCGTTGACCGCGCCCTCTTCCGCGCTGACTACCAGACGCTTCTGGTAGGCGTCGGGCATCATGCCGGAGACGGGCACGAAGGTCTCGGTGACCACGGCCTTCCGGTTGTTGTCGACCGTCTTTGTATCAGCCACGGGTTCACCAGTCTCTTTGTTCAGGTACCGGACGGTGTAGGGTACAGCATCCTTCTGGATGTACTCGAAGGTAAAGATGTTCTTGGTCGGGTCGTCAATGTCAATGGTCAGGGAGTGGGACTTCACCACGGGGAAGTAGCCCTCCTGATAGCCGTCATAGAGGTCGGCGCCGCCCTTGGCCTCAAAGGTCTTGGTGACGCCCGCCAGACCGGAGCCAGTGGTGGGCGCGGCGATCTCGGTGTCAGTGCCCTGGAGCTTGTAGGAGATGGTATATTCCATCAGTGTGTTGGAGCTCCACTTGCCGTAAACCTTCAGATCCTTGTTGACGGGCATGTTGGCAAAGTCAAAGGCCTTCTCCACGCCGTTGTCCAGGTAGAACCAGCCCACAAAGGTATAGCTGCCGTTGGCAGGGGCCTCGGGAGCCGGGTCCACCAAACTACCGTGGGAGACCGTCTGGTCGGGGTGGGTGTCGAGTTTGGTCCCAGCCTCCAGCGCGGCCTTATCCAGATAGAACTCCACCGTGTGGGTGACGGGCACCCACTTGGCATAGAGGCTGAGCGCCACCTCTCCATTCACATTATTGGGTCCAGCGGGCATAGTGTGTGCGGAAAAAACAAATTCCTCTCCGGAGCATTCAGGGTTTAAATACCAACCAGCGAACGTCACAGAACCGGGCTCATACTTTGCAGGCACCTGATCATCCGTTGGAACATAGGCATAGCTGCTCAGATTTTTTTGATAGGGGATATTTTCTTCCGTGTGAATTAGCTCTGTAGGATTGTAGAACACAATGTCAAAAGAGTTCCGGGTATAATAGAGATACATTTCTTTGCTTACCTTGTTAAAAATGGTGTTGGGATAATAGTCACCTTTCGTAAAGCCAATGATCTCATGAAACTCTTCAGATTCCGTTAAACGTCCACTATTCGGCAAGTACACTGTTTTATACAGGTCGTACTTCTTCCCACCGTGTTCATGTGCTCCGGTACCGTCCAAGGACTCGACATAATAGTACAGCGTGGCACTATCGTCTGTATTATTCCTTGTAAACGTGATATTCTCACTGGGCATAGTGTCAATAGACAGTACATTTGTGCCAGGTTTGAATGTCTGACATCCGTCGGGAACTTTCCACTCTGTACCTTTATATGTTGTCCCGTTAGTTCCAACAATTGGGAACATAGTATGAATATCCGCGCCCCACTTATCCGTGATTGTCGCAACAGTATTGTTGCTTGCCCGGAAGGTCAGCGTAAAGGTGGTGCGGTCGTAATAGACATTGACCACGCTTGAGCCATCGGCGGCCACGGTTACAGTGTCGGAGCGAACAAATGTCCACAACTTGGGGTCCAGGCCCGCGCTGCCCATGTAGCAACTGGAGGTATGGGTGTGTTCCGTTTTGCCACAGCCCAAGCAGGCATCGGTGTGGGTGTGGGTACCCTCAGTCTTGCCACAGATAGTGGGAGCAATCGACCCTGATGCTGTAGATCCTGTGTAGTAGTACCACGTACCCTTAATATAAATATAGGTATCAAACTTTCCCTCATACACCTGACCCTCAGCAGGGTTCTTCGGCTTTCCAGTGCTGCCGGTAATAGCCCTATCTCCTACTCCAGCATAGCAGTCGGTACTGTGTGTATGGCTACTCTGCCCGCAGGTATAGCATGTATCGTCATGAGTATGCTCCTTCTGACCACAAATCAGGAAGCCGTCCTCACTATAAGTAAACTCCGTGCCGGGCTTTACATTGACTTCCGCAGAGTCGAGATAGGAATATTCCTCGTCATCCGCGTTCTCGCCCCAGAACACAATCGTGACCTTAGCGGTGTTGTCCGGCTGCCAAAGCGCCTTGTAGGTCTTATTTGCGGCGGGCATTTCGTCGGGCAGATCCACAACAGTCGTTCCGTCCTCAGACCACCCCTTGAAGGTATACCCAGCCTTGGTGGGCGTACCCACATTACCGATGGGCGTGCCGTAGCGGGCGTAGATGGGCTCCACGCCGTAGCCGCCGTCCAGGTCGAACAGCATCAGACTGTAGATGCGGTCATAGTAGACCTCCACCACGGTGCTGCCGTCGGCGGCGATGGCGGGCTTCTCATACAGCAGGGCGTAGAACCCCTCATAGGTCTTGGCCACCTCGGGCACGTTGGAGTTGGTCAGGCCCTGCCTGGTCTCCCGCCCTACCTCCGTATACTGGTCGTTGTCCACGTTCTGCTGATAGTGGATGACGGTGTAGTCCACGTTGGTGGGCTTGTAGACCACGGTGATCGTGTGGTCCTCTTGAATGTTGGTATAGTTCAGTTCAATGGAGGAAGAGGTTTCCGCCGCTTCGCCCACATAGGGCAGATAGCCCTGCACGACCGGGAAGGTGACCGTAGCGCTGAAGCTGCTGCCCGCGGCCAGGCTGGCGGTGTAGGGGTCGGCTACCATCTCGCCATTCTCGAACACATAGTGGATGACCACATTGTAGGTCGCCGGGGTAGGCGTCTCATTCGCCAGAAGCATCCGCTTCAGGGAATAACCATGGACCACAGGGGTGCTGTAGTCCACTGCGCCGGCCTCCTCGCCGGAGGCATCCTCCCCTTCCGCCGCTGGCTCCTCGGTGGGCGCAGGGGCCTCAGGTTCCTCGGTGGCCGCGGGGGCCTCGGGTTCCTCGGTGGGCGCGGGGGCCTCAGGTTCCTCGGTGGGCGCCGGGGTCTCGGGTTCCTCGGTGGCCGCCGGGGCCTCGGGTTCCTCGGTGGGCGCAGGGGCCTCGGGTTCCTCGGTAGGCGCGGGGGCCTCGGGTTCCTCCACAGGCTCCTCCGGCAGCTCGACCACGGCAGGCTCAGTCACGATGGCCACCACCGGCTCCTCCGGCAGCTCAATGACGGTGGGCTCGGTCACAGTGACCACCACAGGCTCGCTCAGGATGGTCTCCCCGCCGATGACACTGCGGCAGCGCACATAGGCCTGGCCGTTCTCGTCCAGCAGGTTGACCACCATAGGGTAGCTCAAATTACACTCCGCCTCGGTCTGGCCAAAGATATCCACCCACAGCTCCGGGGATTCCATCACCCGGATCTGCCACTGATAGGTCTCGGCGTCCGCAGGGTCTGCCGTGAGGACCGTCTTTTCGTTTTCCGGCAGCTCGACCGCCTCGACCGCGTCCTCCTCCAGCATCAGGGCGAGTGTACTCACATCCGGCTCGAGCCCCGGCTCAAAGGCGTAGGCTGGGACCATGCCCGCAAGCAGACCCAGGCACAGCGCCAGCGCCAAAATTCGTTTCTTCATCCTAAGTCACACCTCTTTTCCGGGCGTCACGCCGCCGCCGGCCAGCCCTGCACGTCCAGGACCGTGCCCCCGGCCGGGATCGGATTGTTCTTCACCTGCACCGCCTGGGCCTCAATGTCGATGGCAACGGTGCAATTCTGATATGCATTGCCCATATCGGCCGAGAAGGTGACGGTATCAAACAGGGCCACGCGGTTTTCCACGCCGGAGGCCACAGGCTCGGCGCAGTAATACCAGCCGTCCTTTTGCAGCCACTTCCGGGCATCCACATTCAGCGACACCACATCGCCGGAGAGCGGCGTGCCATCCGCCCCGGTGACGGTCACCGCCACCTTCACACGGGTATAGAAGGGCTGGCTGCCGCTGTTCTCCACATAGGGGATCTTGGACACCGACTGGCCGGGCATCACGCCGGTGATCGGCTCGTCGGGATACTCGGCCAGTTGGCCGTCCGCACCCTGCTGCATCTCGTGCAGGGTCAGCTCCACGGTGCCGGTGGTAATCACGTTGGTGGCTCTGCCCTCCGCCGTGAAGTAGGCCAGGGTGCCCAGGGCGCACAGGGCCAGCACCGCGGCGATCACGCCGGCAATCGCAAGTCGTTTCTTCATCCTCTTACCGCCTTTCCGTCCGGAATCGAATGCTCTCTATGTTCACTGCTGTTCTCACAGGAATGGTCAAAGTCATGTGCGGGGATGGGGTCTGCAAGGGGTCTTTTCTGGCAGGGAGGCCGAAATCAATGGCGGAGGGGAGGGGGAAACTCCCCTCCGCCCGTTATGTCTGGGAACCGGTACCGCTGGGAATGGGAAATCAAGCCAGAAGGGTCTCGTCGGGGAACAGAGCCTTGAACGCCTCAGCGCGGGCGGCCTGCTTGGCGTCCGGATCCTCGGTGGTGTAGAAGCCCTCGGCCTGGATGGCGTAGGCAGTAATCACGATGCTGTAAGTACCGTCAGCCTTAATCATGTCCTGAGTCACGGTCGCGGGAACAGTGACCTCGTCAAAGTAGGTCACGGACTCGCCCGCCGCCTTGGGGCTGAGCACGCCCAGGATGACATAGCCTTTCTCGATGTCAGCGGCCATGATCTTGGGTTTGACAGTGCTGGAGAACCAGGCGCTGATCATTTCCTTGGGGTCGCTAACCTTCTGGGCAGTTGCCCAGTCCTTGATGAGCTTCCGGAAATCATCCGAGAGCTGTACCTTCATAAAGGTGTAGGCAGTCTGGCTGCCCTGCGCAACGTTGATGGTGGGGTCCTTGGCGATGGTCTTGCCGGGGATCAGGCGGACGTCGTCCGCACTCGTATCGCCCAGCCAGCCAGGCTCGGTCAGGGTGATGTCCACGTTGCCCACGGTAAAGGTGTTGGTCTTGCTATCAGTGTCAGTGAAGTAGGCCAGAGACGCACCGATGACCAGAGTGGCCAGCATGCAGACGGCCAGAGCGGCAGTCAGAATCTTTTTCTTCATGATCCAGCTTTCCTTTCTTATCTTATTTCTTAACTATGTAGTATGGCTTACTAATTAAGTAGCGGAAACCGTTTCCCAAGCGACCTGAACGGGAGTCTTGCTCTCAGTTCCCGTAATGCCAGCAGACTGGATGGCGTAGGCCTGGAAAGACAGGGTGGCATTTGCATCCAGTGTAGTAATGCTGTCCTTAACAGTAATGGTATTCTCTGCAAGAACTTCATAAGATACATCCGAAGTGGTTGCATCCACAGTACGGTAATAGATGCCGGAACCTTCCGTCAGTTCCGTCCAACCAGCGGCAATGGTATATGCGAAGTTGGCATCAAAGCTGTTGCCTTTTACTACTTTTACAAACAAATAGCATGCTTCACTGTTAGCCTTAACGACGACCTTAGCTTCTTTCTCAATGTTTACGCCAGGGCTAACCTTATAAGTCTGGGCTTTCGCTTCAGTCTCGGCATCCAGGAAGGTATTCTTGCCGATTTCTTTCTCTTGCAGGGTAATATCAACCTGCCCGACCGTAAAGGTGTTGGTGATGGTCGATGTCTGCGCAGTCAGCCAGGCCAGCGTGCCACCGATGCCGATGGCCACGGCCAGCGCCAGGGAAAGTACCAGGGTCAGTGTCTTTTTCATGTGTTTTCTTCTCCTTTCTTCTCTTGGGGTCGCTTGTTTTGGGTACCGGGTAAGTTTATCAAATGCCTTTCGGCTTTCCCCCTGTATCAGGCTGGGCGGCGCGCTTTTTCTCCGCCGCCTTCCGGTCGGACTTTTCCGCCCATTTGAGCAGCTCGGGCGTGAACAGAAGCACCAGCAGCACGCCGATGACGCTCCAGCCCACATACATGCCGGGCGGATGGGTGAGAAAATTGGACAGATAGCCCAGCTTGGGTATGCAAAACACCGGCTTACCGATCAAATTCTTGAAGTGGACCGGCGCGCCGTCCACGGCGTCGTTGGCGTCGCCCTTGGTGGTGAAGCGCTGGTTCTCGCCGTCAATGTCCACCACCCGGTGGGTGGCCACCACCAGGTCCTCGTTCATGACAAAGGTGATGGGGTCCCCCACCTGAATCTGCTCCGCCGGGACCTTTTTGACATAAATCAGCGCGCCGGTGGGGTAGGTGGGCTCCATACTGCCGCTGAGGACCACGAAGGGGGTCAGCCCCACCAGCCGCACGCCCACCAGCAGCACCGCCAGCAGAACGACCGCCGCCACCAGCACCGTCGTCACGATATTCCACAGCCTTTTCAGCAGCGTGGGCATCGGCTTCCCTCCCGTTTGGTTACAAATTTCATTTTTGCTGCGCTGTTTGGCGCAATCATGCGCTTTTTCTTGTGTCGCATCAAATTCCTACAAATATGCTTTGTTTTCTCAATTTTACACAGAACATGGAACTATTTGTATGGTAACACTTTCGTGCAAGGAAGTCTACGCATAAAAGCAAAAAATTTTTACTAATCACTTCTCTTTTTGTAACCAAAGCATGCGTCCCCCTCACAAAACGTGTTTTGGGAGACTTCCAGCACCGTCGCCACGATATTCCACAGCTTTTTCCGCAACGAGGGCATTGACTTCCCTCCCATTCGGTTACAAATTTCATTTTTTCCGCGCTGTTCCGCGCAACCATGTAGACTTTCTTGCGCAAGAGTGATACGATATCAACAGTGCTGGATTCTATGTAAAACGGCGAAATAACGGCACCTTTGATGGGACTTCTATCCTGCGCAGGAAAGTCTACACATAAAAGCAAAAATTTTTTACAAATTACTTTTCTTTTTGTAACCGAAGCATGTGCTCCCATTTCAAAAATGTGTTTTGGGAGACTTTCAGCAGCGCCGCGGCCTGGCGGGAATTGAGCTCACCCTCCGCCCAGCGCGCCTGGACCTCCAGAAAATCCGCGGGCACCGGGATGGCCTCCCGCCCGAACCGCACGCCCCGCGCCTTGGCCGCCGTGATGCCCTCCCGCTGCCGCTGGCGGATGAATTCGCGCTCCGTCTGCGCCACATAGCTCAAAAGCTGCAGCACGATGTCCGCGATCAGCGTCCCCGTCAGATCCCGGTCCTGCCGCGTATCCAGAAGCGGCATGTCCAGCACCACAATGGCGGCCTGCTTCTCCTTCGTGATGAGCCGCCACTGCTCCAAAATCTCGTTGTAGTTGCGCCCCAGCCGGTCAATGCTCTTGACGAACAGCGTATCGCCCCGTCGAAGCCGGTGCAGCAATTGCTGATACCCCTGCCGGTCAAAGTCCTT
Protein-coding regions in this window:
- a CDS encoding recombinase family protein, with translation MRQTYGYIRVSTREQNEARQLDALYRAGVEEKRIYMDKQSGKDFDRQGYQQLLHRLRRGDTLFVKSIDRLGRNYNEILEQWRLITKEKQAAIVVLDMPLLDTRQDRDLTGTLIADIVLQLLSYVAQTEREFIRQRQREGITAAKARGVRFGREAIPVPADFLEVQARWAEGELNSRQAAALLKVSQNTFLKWEHMLRLQKEK